The proteins below come from a single Alphaproteobacteria bacterium genomic window:
- a CDS encoding hydrolase, protein MHKSKKKQKGGLAKRVGALKPPVSATLINELPKRAGRKKRSHKLVLRHLTLDDYEDLKAIMDRVYANMGGAWTKDHIASQLSHFPEGQICIENKGRVIAVALSLIVKYADWGDKHTYAEITADGFITTHNPNGDTLYGVDLFVDPDFRDLRLGRRLYDARKEMCESMNLRAIVAGGRIPGYKDFAGKMTPRQYIELVKNKELHDPVLSFQLANDFHVRRVITDYEPLDRETRGYATLLEWINIYYEDKPVVSAVGQAKEVVRIGAVQWQMRPVESFEGLMRQIEFFVDAVAGYKADFMLLPEFFGAPLMALADTSDPALAVRHLAEYGPSMRQELQRLAVSYNVNIIAGSMPEYRDMELRNVSYLMRRDGTSDAQYKLHITPDEKAYWGVKGGDALRVFNTDIGRIGILICYDVEFPELPRLLAEQGMSILFVPYWTDTKNAYLRLRHCAQARAIENECYVVITGSVGNLPNVENMDIQYSQAAILTPSDFSFPHDGVAAEATPNTETVLIADLDLSLLKELHMHGSVRNLMDRRLDLYDLSLQK, encoded by the coding sequence ATGCATAAAAGCAAGAAGAAGCAAAAAGGCGGTCTGGCTAAGCGCGTCGGAGCCTTGAAGCCGCCGGTATCCGCAACCTTGATCAATGAACTGCCGAAAAGGGCAGGGCGCAAGAAGCGCAGCCACAAGCTGGTGCTGCGCCATTTGACGCTGGACGATTACGAGGATTTGAAGGCGATCATGGACCGCGTCTACGCCAATATGGGCGGCGCTTGGACCAAGGATCATATCGCCTCGCAATTGTCGCATTTTCCCGAAGGCCAGATTTGCATCGAGAATAAGGGCCGGGTCATCGCCGTGGCGCTTAGCCTGATCGTCAAATACGCCGACTGGGGCGACAAGCACACTTATGCCGAAATCACGGCCGACGGCTTCATCACCACGCATAATCCCAATGGCGACACGCTGTACGGCGTCGATCTGTTCGTCGATCCGGATTTTCGCGATTTGCGCCTGGGACGCCGCTTGTACGACGCCCGCAAGGAGATGTGCGAAAGCATGAATCTGAGGGCCATCGTGGCGGGTGGGCGCATTCCCGGCTACAAGGATTTTGCTGGCAAGATGACGCCGCGCCAGTATATCGAACTGGTCAAGAACAAGGAATTGCACGATCCCGTGCTCAGCTTCCAATTGGCCAACGATTTCCATGTGCGTCGGGTGATCACCGACTACGAACCCTTGGACCGCGAAACCCGGGGTTACGCCACTTTGCTTGAGTGGATCAACATTTATTATGAAGACAAGCCGGTCGTCTCGGCTGTCGGCCAGGCCAAGGAAGTGGTGCGCATCGGCGCCGTTCAATGGCAGATGCGCCCCGTGGAATCCTTTGAAGGGCTGATGCGTCAGATCGAGTTCTTCGTCGATGCCGTGGCGGGCTACAAAGCCGATTTCATGCTATTGCCGGAATTTTTTGGTGCCCCCCTGATGGCGCTGGCCGACACGTCGGATCCGGCCCTGGCCGTTCGCCATCTGGCCGAATACGGCCCCAGCATGCGTCAGGAATTGCAGCGTCTTGCTGTTTCCTACAATGTCAACATCATCGCGGGCAGCATGCCGGAATATCGCGACATGGAACTGCGCAACGTGTCTTACCTGATGCGCCGCGACGGCACATCCGACGCCCAGTACAAGTTGCACATCACGCCCGACGAAAAGGCCTATTGGGGCGTCAAGGGCGGCGATGCGCTTCGCGTCTTCAATACCGATATCGGGCGCATCGGCATCTTGATCTGCTATGACGTGGAATTTCCGGAACTGCCGCGCCTGTTGGCCGAGCAGGGCATGTCGATCCTGTTCGTTCCCTATTGGACGGACACCAAGAACGCTTATCTTCGGTTGCGCCATTGCGCGCAGGCCAGGGCCATCGAGAACGAATGCTATGTCGTCATCACCGGCAGCGTCGGCAATCTGCCCAATGTCGAGAATATGGACATCCAATATTCGCAAGCGGCCATTCTGACCCCTTCGGATTTCTCGTTTCCGCATGACGGCGTGGCCGCCGAAGCGACGCCCAACACGGAAACGGTGCTGATCGCCGATCTGGACCTGAGCCTGCTGAAGGAATTGCATATGCATGGCAGCGTGCGCAATTTGATGGACCGCCGCCTCGATCTGTACGATCTAAGCCTGCAAAAATAG
- the selD gene encoding selenide, water dikinase SelD: MADNVKLTSFSHGGGCGCKMAPAVLERLLSELPKNALPYPDLLVGLENGDDAAVYDLGNGQALVATTDFFMPIVDDGYDFGRIAATNALSDVYAMGAKPILALAILAMPIDKLPDDAIRNIVRGGLDACRAAGIPLAGGHSIDSAEPIYGLVALGLVEKSKIKRNDGALPGDLLILGKPIGIGILSAALKKGALSKAGYEAMIAHTTRLNDAGPALAALEGVHAMTDVTGFALLGHGWEMARGSKLSMMLDADKVPVIPEALDLAQKGFVTGASARNWASYQMHVDLPTSIPDWQKALLTDPQTSGGLLIAASQHAATPVLEILHAAGFGDAAVIGRLESGSPKVMVTTG, encoded by the coding sequence ATGGCCGACAACGTCAAGCTGACCAGTTTCTCCCACGGCGGCGGCTGCGGCTGCAAGATGGCGCCCGCGGTGCTGGAACGCCTTCTGTCAGAACTGCCGAAAAACGCGCTGCCCTATCCTGACCTGCTGGTCGGGCTGGAAAACGGCGACGATGCGGCCGTGTACGATCTTGGCAACGGCCAGGCGCTGGTCGCCACCACCGACTTTTTCATGCCCATCGTCGATGACGGCTACGACTTCGGGCGCATCGCCGCCACCAATGCGCTGTCCGACGTTTACGCCATGGGGGCAAAACCCATTCTGGCCTTGGCCATCCTGGCCATGCCGATCGACAAACTGCCCGACGACGCCATCAGAAACATCGTGCGCGGCGGGTTGGATGCGTGCCGGGCGGCGGGCATTCCGCTGGCTGGCGGCCATTCCATCGATTCCGCCGAACCGATTTACGGGCTGGTTGCCCTTGGCCTGGTCGAAAAGTCGAAGATCAAACGCAACGACGGCGCCCTGCCGGGTGATCTCCTGATTCTCGGCAAGCCCATTGGAATCGGAATCCTGTCGGCTGCCTTGAAGAAGGGAGCTTTGTCCAAGGCTGGATACGAAGCCATGATCGCCCACACCACGCGCCTGAATGACGCGGGTCCCGCCCTGGCCGCGCTGGAAGGCGTTCACGCCATGACGGACGTCACCGGTTTCGCCCTGCTGGGTCATGGCTGGGAAATGGCGCGCGGCAGCAAACTGTCCATGATGCTGGACGCAGACAAGGTGCCGGTGATCCCCGAGGCCCTGGACCTGGCGCAAAAGGGATTCGTCACCGGCGCATCGGCCCGCAACTGGGCCAGCTATCAGATGCATGTCGATTTGCCAACATCTATACCTGATTGGCAAAAGGCTCTGTTGACCGATCCGCAAACCAGCGGCGGATTGCTGATCGCCGCCAGTCAGCATGCCGCGACACCGGTTCTAGAAATCCTTCACGCTGCCGGATTTGGCGATGCCGCCGTGATCGGTCGCCTTGAATCCGGAAGCCCCAAGGTTATGGTGACGACGGGTTAG
- a CDS encoding XdhC family protein gives MSYLDILEKSRDLYLAHAPFCLATLVDGRGSIPQIPGSKAIFTEGGLHCGTVGGGRLEKHCEEIARQMMSGRDGARTKLVTLNLNRDLGMTCGGEVTVFFECLGGASDWTVAIFGAGHVAQALCRLLITLDCRIQVYDSRADWLAALPTSPRLLPIQVEEISSSAHQVPQGADILVMTIGHSLDREVLAALARTGRAYPYVGVIGSKSKAAILKKRLAEDGLPKPFIDALICPAGEKLGDNTPPEIAIGIVSQLLKRRRSNPSSP, from the coding sequence ATGTCATATCTGGATATTCTGGAAAAATCCCGCGATCTTTATCTGGCCCATGCCCCTTTCTGTTTGGCGACCTTGGTCGATGGGCGGGGCAGCATCCCGCAAATTCCCGGCAGCAAGGCGATCTTCACTGAGGGCGGGTTGCATTGCGGAACGGTCGGCGGCGGACGGCTGGAAAAACATTGCGAGGAAATCGCCCGCCAGATGATGTCGGGGCGGGACGGGGCGCGAACGAAATTGGTTACGCTGAACCTGAACCGCGATCTGGGCATGACTTGCGGCGGCGAGGTGACGGTTTTCTTCGAATGCCTTGGCGGCGCTTCCGATTGGACGGTGGCGATCTTCGGGGCCGGGCATGTCGCCCAAGCGCTTTGCCGTCTGCTGATCACTTTGGATTGCCGCATCCAGGTTTACGACAGCCGGGCCGACTGGCTGGCCGCCTTGCCCACCTCGCCGCGCCTACTTCCTATTCAGGTCGAGGAGATAAGTTCGAGTGCTCATCAAGTTCCCCAGGGGGCCGACATTCTGGTCATGACCATCGGACACAGCCTGGACCGCGAAGTCTTGGCGGCGTTGGCGAGAACCGGACGCGCCTATCCCTATGTCGGCGTGATTGGCAGCAAATCGAAGGCGGCCATCTTGAAAAAGCGCTTGGCCGAGGATGGCTTGCCAAAGCCCTTTATCGACGCTTTGATCTGTCCGGCAGGCGAGAAACTGGGCGACAATACGCCGCCGGAAATCGCCATCGGCATCGTCAGCCAGTTGCTGAAGCGCCGCCGCTCTAACCCGTCGTCACCATAA
- the yqeC gene encoding putative selenium-dependent hydroxylase accessory protein YqeC yields MPIIEDLGLQGSRVIAVVGAGGKTSLIRAIGRAFHERGQRVLATTTTKVAAEEFDQDWRCVRNEGPSCLSDHDFAEPLFTYAGTLPELGKWTGLDGSDIDAIAKAGLFDRILIEADGARRCAVKAPAPHEPVIPASADTVVLVAGLGAMGKAVTDDVVFRSQIWSQLASDVVAPEGLWTIATDERAYGRALKPACHRVLYLNQDDAPGSMEAVRQLTAIASEKPAFFHILAAGRLKPVPAISWVWTAKRVS; encoded by the coding sequence ATGCCAATCATTGAAGATTTGGGCCTGCAAGGCTCCCGGGTGATCGCCGTGGTCGGAGCCGGGGGCAAGACCAGCCTGATCCGCGCCATTGGCAGGGCCTTCCATGAGCGCGGCCAGCGCGTGCTGGCGACCACCACGACCAAGGTGGCGGCGGAAGAATTTGATCAAGACTGGCGCTGCGTGCGCAATGAAGGCCCGTCCTGTTTGTCTGACCATGATTTTGCGGAACCGCTTTTTACCTATGCGGGTACATTGCCGGAGCTTGGAAAATGGACGGGGCTGGACGGTTCCGACATTGACGCCATCGCCAAGGCGGGACTGTTCGACCGCATCCTGATCGAAGCCGATGGCGCCAGAAGATGCGCCGTAAAAGCGCCTGCCCCGCACGAGCCGGTCATTCCCGCCTCGGCGGACACGGTCGTTCTGGTGGCAGGGCTTGGCGCCATGGGCAAGGCTGTGACCGACGATGTGGTGTTCCGCTCGCAGATCTGGTCGCAACTGGCAAGTGATGTTGTTGCTCCTGAAGGCTTGTGGACCATCGCCACCGACGAGCGCGCCTATGGCCGTGCTTTGAAACCGGCGTGCCACCGCGTTCTGTACCTTAATCAGGACGACGCGCCGGGAAGTATGGAAGCTGTTCGCCAGCTGACGGCCATCGCTAGCGAGAAGCCCGCCTTTTTCCATATTCTGGCGGCGGGAAGGTTGAAACCGGTTCCCGCAATCAGTTGGGTCTGGACCGCAAAGCGGGTAAGCTAA
- a CDS encoding EF2563 family selenium-dependent molybdenum hydroxylase system protein, protein MASAVAHRLFMANMKRICMIDLENPLAVRRTVSFCPALESGQAMVEGVAARSGASMTGLDAIWAEGHIGVVLADRWHQAPFFFPDVLIDAILAKRNLGTEISQAGQVIALGPGFSAGRDAHLVIETNRGHDLGRIIENGSAAPNTGIPGSIAGFAAERVLRAPVAGVFAATKEIGDRVRKGEIVGRIGAVEVSAPLDGVVRGLIRGNTMVSAGLKIGDIDPRGDASYCHTISDKARAIAGAVLEAVLRHANH, encoded by the coding sequence ATGGCCAGCGCCGTGGCGCATCGCCTGTTCATGGCCAACATGAAACGCATCTGCATGATCGACCTTGAAAATCCGTTGGCGGTGCGAAGGACGGTTTCCTTTTGCCCGGCCTTAGAATCGGGGCAAGCCATGGTCGAAGGCGTTGCGGCGCGATCCGGCGCAAGCATGACCGGGCTGGATGCCATTTGGGCGGAGGGCCATATCGGCGTCGTGCTGGCGGATCGCTGGCATCAAGCGCCTTTCTTTTTTCCCGATGTGCTGATCGACGCCATTCTGGCCAAGCGCAATCTGGGAACCGAGATTAGCCAAGCTGGGCAGGTGATAGCGCTTGGCCCCGGATTTTCTGCTGGGCGGGACGCGCATCTGGTCATCGAGACCAATCGTGGCCACGATCTGGGTCGCATCATCGAAAATGGTTCAGCCGCACCCAATACCGGCATTCCGGGTTCGATTGCCGGATTTGCCGCCGAACGAGTTCTAAGAGCGCCCGTGGCCGGCGTTTTCGCCGCGACAAAGGAGATCGGCGATAGGGTGCGAAAAGGCGAGATTGTGGGGCGCATCGGCGCTGTCGAAGTGTCGGCCCCCTTGGATGGCGTGGTGCGTGGGCTGATTCGCGGCAACACGATGGTGAGTGCGGGCCTTAAGATCGGCGATATCGATCCCAGGGGCGACGCCAGCTATTGCCATACGATATCGGACAAGGCGCGCGCCATCGCGGGCGCCGTTCTGGAAGCTGTGCTGCGCCATGCCAATCATTGA
- a CDS encoding nucleotidyltransferase family protein: protein MKQVAGVILAAGVSSRFPGGKLQTRFQGEVVLRRIVKAALDSCLSRIVVVLGHQAPEMIDLLGDLRASERLEIVVNADFQKGQSSSIKKGLAALGHGVQAVMFLVADQPLLTGSIIDDLVACFQAKRKNICHPMVQDQRRNPVIFSNALFDELMKLNADQGGRRVIDAHPDDVAVMNFSDPRPFADIDTQADFDLLEARS, encoded by the coding sequence ATGAAGCAAGTTGCAGGCGTCATTCTGGCAGCGGGGGTTTCCAGCCGCTTTCCAGGCGGCAAGCTGCAGACGCGCTTTCAAGGCGAGGTGGTCCTGCGCCGGATCGTGAAGGCGGCCCTGGACTCCTGCCTTTCGCGCATCGTCGTCGTGCTGGGCCATCAAGCGCCCGAGATGATCGACTTGCTGGGCGATCTGCGCGCTTCTGAACGGCTTGAAATCGTCGTGAACGCCGACTTCCAAAAGGGGCAGAGTTCTTCCATCAAGAAAGGGTTGGCGGCCTTGGGCCACGGCGTTCAGGCCGTCATGTTCCTGGTTGCCGATCAGCCTTTGCTGACCGGATCGATCATCGACGATCTGGTCGCTTGCTTTCAAGCCAAGCGGAAAAACATCTGTCATCCGATGGTGCAAGATCAGCGGCGAAACCCGGTCATTTTCTCAAACGCGTTGTTTGACGAACTGATGAAACTTAATGCCGACCAGGGAGGGCGGCGCGTGATCGACGCCCATCCCGACGATGTGGCCGTGATGAACTTCTCCGATCCCCGCCCCTTCGCCGATATCGACACGCAGGCGGATTTCGATCTTCTGGAGGCGCGCTCGTGA
- a CDS encoding AMP-binding protein, translating to MTGENMLWRPEEERLSGAALLDHQLGLLRERLHYVSDRSPFYRRKLGEAGLKPADVKSLDDVRRIPFTVKDEMKDSQAAAEPWGDFHCISQEEAVRVFQTSGTTGRPIRIMLNSKDWHENYYQQFMHYRCGYGLTPKDVAFFPFNYGLYVAWWGFQSAMEKAGLMVLPGGGQSSKDRLRNILDWGATVVCGTPSYLQYLAEMAIKSQMPLAESPVKRIVVAGEPGGSIPATRKFLESAWGAECFDDVGSTEIGNFGFECTAHNGLHVIEGMYLAEVLDPETLQPVAEGEVGELVLSNLCCESVPLIRYRTRDLVRASTKPCSCGRSSMRLEGGILGRSDDMFQFAGVNIFPSQIQGILHGINELSQEFQLVIPKLGSGRHLVIRVEPASETIGKADLQRARDYLVETVKYRITVTPEIEIAEPGSLPRSEGKSKRVIRES from the coding sequence CGGGGCGGCGCTTCTCGACCATCAACTGGGCCTGCTGCGCGAACGCCTTCATTATGTATCCGACCGCAGCCCCTTCTATCGGCGCAAGTTGGGCGAGGCGGGGCTGAAACCCGCCGATGTCAAAAGCCTGGACGATGTGCGGCGCATTCCCTTCACCGTCAAGGACGAGATGAAAGACAGCCAAGCCGCCGCCGAACCCTGGGGCGACTTCCATTGCATCTCGCAGGAAGAGGCGGTGCGCGTCTTTCAAACATCGGGCACCACGGGCCGCCCCATCCGCATCATGCTGAACAGCAAGGACTGGCACGAAAATTATTATCAGCAATTCATGCATTACCGCTGCGGCTATGGGCTGACGCCCAAGGACGTCGCCTTCTTTCCCTTCAATTACGGTCTTTACGTCGCATGGTGGGGTTTCCAATCCGCCATGGAAAAGGCCGGGCTGATGGTGTTGCCGGGCGGCGGGCAAAGTTCCAAGGACCGGCTGCGCAACATCCTGGATTGGGGTGCGACCGTGGTTTGCGGCACGCCTTCCTATCTGCAATATCTGGCCGAGATGGCCATCAAAAGCCAGATGCCGCTTGCTGAAAGCCCCGTCAAGCGCATCGTGGTGGCGGGCGAGCCGGGCGGCAGCATTCCCGCCACCCGCAAATTCCTGGAATCAGCCTGGGGCGCTGAATGTTTCGACGATGTGGGATCGACCGAAATCGGCAACTTCGGTTTCGAATGCACGGCGCATAATGGCCTGCATGTGATCGAGGGCATGTATCTGGCCGAGGTGCTGGACCCGGAAACACTACAGCCGGTGGCCGAAGGCGAGGTGGGCGAGTTGGTATTGTCGAACCTATGTTGCGAAAGCGTTCCCCTGATCCGCTACCGCACCCGCGATCTTGTCCGCGCCAGCACCAAGCCCTGTTCTTGCGGCAGATCCAGCATGCGTCTTGAAGGTGGCATTCTGGGCCGTTCGGACGACATGTTCCAGTTTGCAGGCGTCAATATTTTCCCCTCGCAAATTCAAGGCATCTTGCATGGCATCAACGAATTGTCGCAAGAATTCCAGTTGGTGATTCCCAAGTTGGGTAGTGGCCGGCATCTGGTCATTCGGGTCGAACCGGCCAGCGAGACGATCGGCAAGGCGGACCTTCAGCGCGCCCGCGACTATCTGGTCGAGACCGTGAAATACCGCATCACCGTAACGCCCGAGATCGAGATCGCGGAGCCAGGAAGCCTGCCCCGTTCCGAAGGCAAGTCCAAACGCGTGATTCGGGAAAGCTGA